The following are encoded together in the Poseidonibacter lekithochrous genome:
- a CDS encoding response regulator transcription factor — MNYKIVSNNKDIINKANTIFTSLDMNESIHIQEVDFWLIDASTLSKTSLLSYKNRKEYSKLLFIVNNDEEITLCLQNDFPYFLKTNFSSNELISWIKFLIKDKKEKTLELNDEMILNFESKTIKTNEENIKLTLQEFALLNAINSQNYVNTNTLVGILQLQSQTSVRTIINRIRKKTNNDLILHKRNYGYKLNLSENINKNESNFSSHIKELEEQNNLMQEIIDSSPVYIVTFIHKQLYCINKAFRDFLGTDIIKELWDETKGDFFQLIKHNSKELETLKTTLFSKGLHEIELYDFEKRDTNIFEVKTYYFENLDKHLFIFEKK; from the coding sequence ATGAATTATAAAATAGTTTCCAATAATAAAGATATTATAAACAAAGCAAACACTATATTTACTTCTTTGGATATGAATGAGTCTATTCATATCCAAGAAGTAGATTTTTGGCTTATAGACGCTTCTACGCTTAGTAAAACATCACTTTTATCATATAAAAATAGAAAAGAATATTCTAAACTACTTTTTATTGTAAATAATGATGAAGAGATAACTTTATGTTTACAAAATGATTTCCCATACTTTTTAAAAACAAACTTTTCTTCAAATGAATTAATTTCATGGATAAAGTTTTTAATTAAAGACAAAAAAGAAAAAACTCTTGAACTCAATGATGAAATGATATTAAATTTTGAATCAAAAACTATAAAAACAAATGAAGAAAATATTAAATTAACTCTGCAAGAGTTTGCCCTATTAAATGCAATAAACTCACAAAATTATGTAAATACAAATACTTTAGTAGGTATTTTGCAATTACAAAGTCAAACAAGTGTAAGAACTATTATAAATAGAATTAGGAAGAAAACTAATAATGATTTGATTTTACATAAAAGAAATTATGGTTATAAATTAAATCTTAGTGAAAATATAAATAAGAATGAATCAAACTTCTCTTCTCACATAAAAGAACTTGAAGAGCAAAACAACTTAATGCAAGAGATTATAGATAGTTCACCTGTGTATATTGTGACTTTCATACATAAACAACTGTATTGTATAAATAAAGCCTTTAGAGACTTTCTAGGCACTGATATAATAAAAGAGTTATGGGATGAAACAAAGGGTGATTTTTTCCAATTAATTAAACATAATTCAAAAGAATTAGAAACTTTAAAAACTACCCTCTTTTCAAAAGGTTTACACGAAATAGAACTTTATGATTTTGAAAAAAGAGATACAAATATTTTTGAAGTAAAAACATACTATTTTGAGAATTTAGATAAACATCTATTTATCTTTGAGAAGAAGTAA
- a CDS encoding SDR family oxidoreductase, whose protein sequence is MKELIVITGASSGIGEATAKAFSNAGHPLLLIARRIEKLEALNLPNAICAKVDVTDFDALRVAIKNAEEVYGKTACLVNNAGAMLLGSIDTQDISEWQKMYDLNVMAVLNAMQAVLPDMKERKGGTIINISSVAGKKTFPAHAAYCGTKFAVHAISENVREEVAANDVRVITIAPGAVETELLSHTTSEEIIKGYEAWKESMNGVIVPEDIARSIEFVYNQPQNVCIRELVITATRQEP, encoded by the coding sequence ATGAAAGAACTAATAGTAATAACAGGTGCAAGCTCAGGAATTGGTGAAGCTACTGCAAAAGCATTTTCAAATGCAGGACACCCTCTTTTATTAATTGCAAGAAGAATTGAAAAACTTGAAGCATTAAATTTACCAAATGCGATTTGTGCAAAAGTAGATGTTACAGATTTTGATGCACTAAGAGTAGCTATTAAAAATGCAGAAGAAGTTTACGGAAAAACTGCTTGTTTAGTAAACAATGCGGGAGCAATGTTATTAGGTTCTATTGATACTCAAGATATTAGTGAGTGGCAAAAAATGTATGACTTAAATGTAATGGCTGTATTAAATGCAATGCAAGCAGTGTTACCAGATATGAAAGAGCGAAAAGGTGGAACTATTATAAATATTTCATCTGTTGCAGGTAAAAAAACATTCCCAGCCCACGCTGCTTATTGTGGTACTAAATTTGCAGTTCATGCAATTAGTGAAAACGTAAGAGAAGAAGTAGCTGCAAATGATGTTAGAGTTATCACAATTGCTCCTGGTGCTGTTGAAACTGAATTATTATCTCATACAACTAGCGAAGAGATTATCAAAGGTTATGAAGCTTGGAAAGAATCTATGAATGGTGTTATTGTTCCTGAAGATATTGCAAGATCAATTGAATTTGTATATAACCAACCACAAAATGTTTGTATTAGAGAATTAGTAATTACAGCAACTAGACAAGAACCATAA
- the ccsA gene encoding cytochrome c biogenesis protein CcsA: protein MKTTSVLFSFKTTLILLAILAIGAGYATFIENDFGTSSARVLVYNTIWYEVILVLTTINMTGIIFKYKMWKNKPRFIFHISFVVILIGAGVTRYVGYEGIMQIKEGTTENRMISLEPYLQITIKDKGKTYYKEYQKEFTTVFTTVNDFENKVLFGEKEVNLKYKNYMLAKNGNASMGMLTLDVSHNGETKEIKLPGKRGQKSIRRDLSFGDTIVALEYGSKVLTLPFRITLNDFQLDRYPGSMSPSSYASEVTVTKENGKSYDYRIFMNKTLHEGNFLFFQSSYFPDETGTVLSVNNDPGKWPTYLGYFLLTLGLFLNFFDKKSRFWKLTKYVSSRNLASIAVACFIAFGSTSLEANEQVNEQTKAQQTVEYLNKFKSGSLETAEKFSRLVTQSQSGRMKPVSTLNREIIMKLSGKKSLFGMNSDQIVLGLLSRPEIWRDLKIIKIKTPKLKNFLGIEKERKLIAFSEVFVDGTYVLSKEAEKASMSKPTDRGTYEKDIIKLDEKLNIVYATFNGNLFNIFPKPRDTANTWHTPLDAMKTFTGKSQPAVEAMTRGFINAVIQMDWQEANKFVDMIALYQEKVGADVILSKTEVNNEIYFNELDIFIKLTVAYIIFGLIMLIAAFIVVFNPKIQPRKTTVFFFIILSLLFAVHTFGMGFRWVVAGHAPWSNTYESMLYISWSAVFAGVMFFRKSLLALSAAIIVGGIFMFTAHLAGIDPQITNLVPVLKSYWLTIHVSILTASYGFFGLAAVISYLALILFIFRSPSRPHLDETIKNIAAITEIALIIGVAAITIGNFLGGIWANESWGRYWGWDPKETWAYVSIVVYVLVIHMRFVKKLNNPFTLVVSALLAFSTILMTYLGVNFYLSGMHSYATGDPVPIPTWAYVLTSLVIITILVAYRKRDLKDSICHEENQKPKK, encoded by the coding sequence TTGAAAACTACAAGTGTCTTATTTTCTTTTAAGACTACATTAATCTTACTTGCTATTTTAGCAATCGGAGCTGGTTATGCCACATTTATTGAAAATGATTTTGGTACTTCCTCGGCTAGAGTTTTAGTATATAACACAATTTGGTACGAAGTAATATTAGTGTTAACTACCATTAATATGACAGGTATAATATTTAAATATAAAATGTGGAAAAACAAACCTAGATTTATATTTCACATCTCATTTGTTGTAATTTTAATAGGTGCAGGTGTTACTAGATATGTAGGATACGAAGGTATCATGCAAATCAAAGAAGGTACAACTGAAAATAGAATGATTTCTCTTGAGCCATACTTACAAATTACTATTAAAGACAAGGGCAAAACATACTACAAAGAGTATCAAAAAGAATTTACTACAGTTTTTACAACAGTAAATGACTTTGAGAACAAAGTACTTTTTGGTGAAAAAGAAGTTAACTTAAAATATAAAAATTATATGTTAGCTAAAAATGGAAATGCCTCTATGGGAATGTTAACTTTGGATGTTTCACACAATGGTGAGACTAAAGAGATTAAATTACCAGGTAAAAGAGGACAAAAAAGTATTAGAAGAGATTTATCTTTTGGAGATACTATTGTTGCTTTAGAATATGGTTCAAAAGTTTTAACTTTACCATTTAGAATTACTTTAAACGACTTCCAACTAGATAGATACCCAGGAAGTATGTCACCATCATCTTATGCATCTGAAGTTACAGTTACTAAAGAGAATGGTAAATCTTATGATTATAGAATTTTCATGAACAAAACATTACATGAAGGAAACTTCTTATTTTTCCAAAGTTCATATTTCCCAGATGAAACAGGAACTGTATTATCTGTTAATAATGACCCAGGAAAATGGCCAACATACTTAGGATATTTCTTATTAACTTTAGGTTTATTCCTGAATTTCTTCGATAAAAAATCTAGATTCTGGAAATTAACTAAATATGTAAGTTCAAGAAACCTAGCATCAATTGCTGTAGCATGTTTTATCGCTTTTGGTTCAACTTCATTAGAAGCAAATGAACAAGTAAACGAGCAAACAAAAGCACAACAAACTGTTGAATATTTAAATAAATTCAAAAGTGGTTCATTAGAAACTGCTGAGAAATTCTCTAGATTAGTAACACAAAGTCAATCAGGAAGAATGAAACCAGTTTCTACTTTAAATAGAGAAATTATCATGAAGTTAAGTGGTAAAAAATCTTTATTTGGAATGAACTCAGATCAAATTGTTTTAGGTTTATTATCTAGACCAGAAATTTGGAGAGATTTAAAAATCATTAAAATTAAAACTCCAAAACTAAAAAACTTTTTAGGAATTGAAAAAGAGAGAAAATTAATTGCATTCTCTGAAGTATTTGTTGATGGTACGTATGTACTAAGCAAAGAGGCTGAAAAAGCTTCTATGTCTAAACCAACAGATAGAGGAACATACGAAAAAGATATTATAAAATTAGATGAAAAATTAAATATTGTTTATGCAACATTTAATGGTAACTTATTTAATATCTTCCCAAAACCTAGAGATACTGCTAATACATGGCATACACCTTTAGACGCGATGAAAACTTTTACAGGGAAAAGTCAACCAGCTGTTGAAGCAATGACTAGAGGTTTTATTAACGCTGTAATCCAAATGGATTGGCAAGAAGCTAATAAATTTGTAGATATGATTGCTTTATACCAAGAAAAAGTTGGAGCTGATGTAATCTTAAGTAAAACAGAAGTAAATAATGAAATCTATTTTAATGAATTAGATATCTTTATTAAATTAACTGTTGCATATATTATCTTTGGTCTTATTATGTTAATTGCTGCATTTATTGTAGTATTTAATCCAAAGATCCAACCAAGAAAAACTACTGTGTTCTTCTTTATAATTTTATCATTGCTGTTTGCAGTACATACCTTTGGTATGGGATTCAGATGGGTGGTAGCCGGACATGCTCCTTGGTCTAATACTTATGAATCAATGTTATATATTTCATGGTCTGCTGTGTTTGCAGGGGTTATGTTCTTTAGAAAATCATTACTTGCACTAAGTGCCGCTATTATTGTTGGTGGTATTTTCATGTTTACTGCACACTTAGCAGGTATTGATCCACAAATTACGAACTTAGTTCCAGTACTTAAATCTTACTGGTTAACAATTCACGTATCAATTTTAACTGCATCTTATGGATTCTTTGGATTAGCTGCTGTAATTTCTTACTTAGCATTAATCTTATTTATCTTTAGAAGTCCATCTAGACCACATTTAGATGAAACAATCAAAAATATTGCAGCAATTACTGAAATTGCTCTTATTATTGGTGTTGCCGCAATTACAATTGGTAACTTCCTTGGTGGTATCTGGGCTAACGAGTCTTGGGGTAGATACTGGGGATGGGATCCAAAAGAGACATGGGCATACGTATCAATTGTTGTTTATGTTTTAGTTATCCATATGAGATTTGTTAAAAAACTTAATAATCCATTTACTTTAGTAGTATCTGCATTATTAGCTTTCTCTACAATTTTAATGACATATTTAGGAGTAAACTTCTATTTATCAGGAATGCATTCATATGCTACAGGAGATCCTGTACCAATTCCTACATGGGCTTACGTACTTACATCATTAGTGATTATAACAATACTAGTAGCTTATAGAAAACGTGATTTAAAAGATTCTATCTGTCACGAAGAAAACCAAAAACCTAAGAAGTAA
- the cmoB gene encoding tRNA 5-methoxyuridine(34)/uridine 5-oxyacetic acid(34) synthase CmoB, with product MDLETLQKKKNDCREWKNVQPWYEQINKAREISKGELSLDFGDWFTVGKREDISQEEYDLIEETAKALIPWRKGPFNLFGLEIDSEWQSNIKYNLIRPHFNLKDKLVADIGCNNGYYMFRMLEDEPKKMVGFDPSALTLHQFEFVNHFVKADIEYEMLGVEHLEFYDHKFDFIFMLGVLYHRPDPVGTLKALAKGLNSKGEILIDTFMIDGDEELCLTPNKRYSKIPNIYFIPTIPALENWLSRAGFEDIEVIATTVTTNEEQRKTKWSFDQSLEDFLDPEDSSKTIEGYPAPKRVYMKARKKQ from the coding sequence ATGGATTTAGAAACATTACAAAAAAAGAAAAACGATTGTCGAGAATGGAAAAATGTACAACCTTGGTATGAGCAAATAAATAAGGCTCGTGAAATATCAAAAGGTGAACTTTCATTGGATTTTGGGGACTGGTTTACAGTTGGAAAAAGAGAAGACATCTCTCAAGAAGAGTATGACTTAATTGAAGAAACTGCAAAAGCCTTAATACCATGGAGAAAAGGACCATTTAATTTATTTGGTTTAGAAATTGATTCTGAGTGGCAAAGTAATATAAAATATAATTTAATTAGACCGCATTTTAATCTAAAAGATAAACTTGTTGCAGACATTGGATGTAATAATGGATATTACATGTTTAGAATGCTTGAAGATGAACCTAAAAAAATGGTAGGCTTTGATCCTTCTGCTTTAACATTACATCAATTTGAATTTGTTAATCACTTTGTAAAAGCTGATATTGAATATGAAATGTTAGGTGTTGAGCACTTAGAATTCTATGATCATAAATTTGATTTCATTTTTATGTTAGGGGTTTTATATCATAGACCAGATCCAGTTGGAACTTTAAAAGCACTTGCAAAAGGTTTAAATTCAAAAGGTGAAATTTTAATTGATACTTTTATGATTGATGGGGATGAAGAATTATGTCTTACACCAAATAAAAGATATTCAAAAATACCTAATATTTATTTTATTCCTACAATTCCAGCCTTAGAAAACTGGCTAAGTAGAGCAGGGTTTGAAGATATTGAAGTTATTGCAACAACTGTAACAACTAATGAAGAACAAAGAAAAACAAAATGGTCTTTTGATCAGAGTTTAGAGGATTTCTTAGATCCTGAAGATAGTAGTAAAACTATTGAAGGTTATCCAGCTCCAAAAAGAGTTTATATGAAAGCTAGGAAAAAACAATAG
- a CDS encoding GGDEF domain-containing protein codes for MKHKILELIKKAAHSEDDYKSLESIFSLYEQLQFSTNIKQMGEDIYSWLHKEFNIDNLTFALFDINTNSREEIYVEGEEFYLDDDKSYFFIINTHTNINATVSFCATSNVHYQVLQAKYETIEAAFFQISPIIQSGILKKNFIESSSLDSVTKVYNRNYLIDNLTKHLTISNNKQNEIYFLMIGIDHFKAVIDEFDYDVSDKLLIELAKVIHSNINEFDMVARLNADEFLVSIISNSSEYNATDVAEKIINDFAKIKILVNEETKQTLKKTVCIGFEIFKANSDDTITDAIKNADIALYEAKNKGRSILFKHSELKDEDTIELF; via the coding sequence ATGAAACATAAAATATTAGAACTTATTAAAAAAGCTGCCCATAGTGAAGATGATTACAAATCATTAGAGAGTATCTTTTCATTATATGAACAGTTACAGTTCTCGACAAATATAAAACAAATGGGTGAAGATATTTACTCTTGGTTACATAAAGAGTTTAATATAGATAATTTGACTTTTGCATTATTTGATATTAATACAAATTCAAGAGAAGAAATATATGTAGAAGGTGAAGAATTCTATTTAGATGATGATAAATCATATTTCTTTATTATCAATACACATACAAATATTAATGCTACAGTATCTTTTTGTGCCACATCTAATGTACACTATCAAGTACTTCAAGCTAAATATGAAACTATTGAAGCTGCTTTTTTTCAAATATCACCAATTATTCAAAGTGGTATTCTAAAAAAGAATTTTATAGAATCATCTTCTTTAGATTCTGTAACAAAAGTTTATAATAGAAACTATTTAATTGATAATTTAACAAAACATTTAACTATTTCTAATAATAAACAAAATGAAATTTATTTTTTAATGATTGGAATTGATCATTTCAAAGCTGTAATTGATGAATTTGATTATGATGTATCTGATAAACTATTAATTGAACTTGCAAAAGTTATTCATAGTAACATTAATGAATTTGATATGGTTGCTAGATTAAATGCTGATGAGTTTTTAGTATCAATTATCAGTAATTCAAGTGAATATAATGCAACAGATGTAGCAGAAAAAATAATTAATGATTTTGCAAAAATTAAGATATTAGTTAATGAAGAGACTAAACAAACTCTTAAAAAGACTGTATGTATTGGTTTTGAAATATTTAAAGCAAATTCAGATGATACAATTACAGATGCAATAAAAAATGCTGATATTGCTCTTTATGAAGCAAAAAATAAAGGTAGAAGTATCTTATTTAAACACAGTGAACTTAAAGATGAAGATACAATAGAATTATTTTAA
- a CDS encoding GGDEF domain-containing protein, whose translation MSEVCEIIAKQNLNLKNTKTIEDTCNTILEYLKLEFKITDIIISVIRVDERSEEVIFASVKNIDVEEHNIFELIQNENTKIKVICSYEDESYLIENRCVLDLALQVFSQTIFIRLLNETLNDLTLIDNVTGLYNRHYLDNYAGNILNISNRESKKVAFLKIGIDQFKAVIDEFDYNVGDKVLKALADILKTTVRSSDIVVKIDGDEFLVILMNIINTDNAIMISEKIINNFSEEKVLVNKQTEQVLKKTICAGITVFPDDALEIDDIIRKTDIALYEAKNLGRSKSFKYIEEDANSIDFF comes from the coding sequence ATGAGCGAAGTTTGTGAAATTATTGCGAAACAAAATTTAAATTTAAAGAATACTAAAACGATAGAAGATACATGTAATACAATTTTAGAGTACCTTAAACTTGAGTTTAAGATCACAGATATAATTATCTCAGTTATAAGAGTAGACGAAAGATCAGAAGAGGTTATTTTTGCTTCTGTAAAAAATATTGATGTAGAAGAGCACAATATTTTTGAGTTAATTCAAAATGAAAATACTAAAATAAAAGTTATTTGTTCATATGAAGATGAGAGTTATTTAATAGAAAACAGATGTGTATTAGACTTGGCTTTACAAGTTTTCTCACAAACTATTTTTATTAGACTTTTAAATGAGACATTAAATGATTTAACATTAATTGACAATGTAACAGGACTTTATAATAGACATTATCTTGATAACTACGCTGGAAATATTCTAAATATTTCAAATCGTGAGTCAAAAAAAGTTGCATTCCTTAAAATTGGTATTGATCAATTTAAAGCAGTAATTGATGAATTTGACTACAATGTAGGAGATAAAGTACTTAAAGCCTTAGCTGATATTCTAAAAACAACAGTTAGATCTTCTGATATAGTTGTTAAAATTGATGGAGATGAATTTTTAGTTATTTTAATGAATATTATTAATACTGATAATGCTATAATGATATCTGAAAAAATTATTAATAATTTCAGTGAAGAAAAAGTGTTAGTAAATAAACAAACAGAGCAAGTACTTAAAAAGACTATTTGTGCAGGAATTACTGTATTCCCCGATGATGCTTTAGAGATAGATGATATTATTAGAAAAACAGATATTGCTTTATATGAAGCAAAAAATTTGGGAAGAAGCAAAAGCTTCAAATATATTGAAGAAGATGCAAATAGTATAGATTTTTTTTAG
- a CDS encoding MBL fold metallo-hydrolase → MDIKVQPMGDYQTNCYIVTIENKDFIIDPGVGALRWIKQNVTNPVAILNTHGHFDHVWSNKEVQDEYNLKIYTPKDDNFMLEKDPYGMGMPASCADVLIEPDEAIEIENIQIKFHHFPGHTPGCSVIQINEHLFSGDFIFKGTIGRFDFPNSDATLMKRSLSKILQWEETNFHVYPGHGEKTTLKSELPSLKQWESYI, encoded by the coding sequence ATGGATATAAAAGTTCAGCCAATGGGCGATTATCAAACAAATTGTTATATAGTTACAATTGAAAATAAAGATTTTATTATCGATCCTGGTGTAGGTGCATTAAGATGGATAAAACAAAATGTAACAAATCCTGTTGCGATACTTAATACACATGGTCATTTTGATCATGTATGGTCTAATAAAGAAGTTCAAGATGAATATAATTTAAAAATTTATACTCCAAAAGATGATAATTTTATGTTAGAAAAAGATCCTTATGGAATGGGAATGCCAGCATCATGTGCTGACGTTTTAATTGAACCAGATGAAGCGATTGAAATAGAAAACATACAAATAAAATTTCATCATTTCCCTGGTCATACTCCTGGATGTTCTGTAATTCAAATCAATGAACATTTGTTCTCAGGTGACTTTATTTTTAAAGGAACTATTGGAAGATTTGATTTTCCTAACTCAGATGCTACGCTAATGAAACGAAGTTTAAGTAAAATACTTCAATGGGAAGAGACTAACTTTCATGTCTATCCAGGACATGGAGAAAAAACAACACTTAAAAGTGAGCTACCATCACTAAAACAATGGGAAAGTTATATTTAA